Proteins from a genomic interval of Xiphias gladius isolate SHS-SW01 ecotype Sanya breed wild chromosome 23, ASM1685928v1, whole genome shotgun sequence:
- the LOC120785847 gene encoding serine protease 23 → MRPREHSLLTHLLLLLQLLLPLTLSFLHPPHPPPAHVPAFVPHTPTPLTRSRFSAQTQLDFTTHCNSSCFHRGERDEQLTEKLAFETLYDDGSRTLTTVDVEGEDESEGDARLFAHPSPKRGPRVKPRHKRVRRQIYGADGRFNIQGENFLLDYPFSTAVRISTGCTGVLVSQQHVLTAAHCVHDGKDYVKGARKLRVGFLITPSINGTKADLTSAKKPLVRWVRVKRTRVPKGWIQGPQEVSMDFDYALLELRWPHRRPFMRLSVAPSSNDLAGNRIHFSGFDSDRPGELVYRFCPVEEESSDLIYQHCDARPGASGSGVYGRVWDNSLERWERKVIGIFSGHQWLEIDGENRDYNVAVRITPLKFAQICYWVHGNRLDCVQD, encoded by the coding sequence ATGAGGCCACGCGAGCACTCCCTCCTGACTCACCTGCTCttgctcctccagctcctcctccccctcacccTGTCCTTCCTGCACCCTCCTCACCCCCCGCCGGCCCACGTCCCCGCATTTGTCCCTCACACACCGACACCTCTCACCCGTTCCCGCTTCAGCGCTCAGACTCAGCTGGACTTCACCACTCACTGCAACTCCAGCTGCTTCCACAGAGGAGAGCGGGATGAGCAGCTGACCGAGAAGCTGGCTTTTGAGACGCTGTACGATGACGGCTCCCGCACGCTCACTACTGTGGATgtggagggtgaggatgagtCTGAGGGTGATGCCCGTCTCTTCGCTCACCCTTCACCCAAGAGAGGACCCAGAGTGAAGCCCAGACACAAGCGTGTCCGGCGGCAGATCTATGGAGCAGACGGCCGTTTTAACATTCAGGGCGAAAACTTCCTGTTGGATTACCCTTTCTCCACAGCCGTGCGGATCTCCACCGGCTGCACCGGCGTCCTTGTGTCCCAGCAGCATGTCCTCACAGCTGCCCACTGTGTGCATGATGGGAAGGATTATGTTAAGGGGGCGAGGAAGCTCAGGGTGGGCTTCCTCATCACTCCATCCATCAATGGCACAAAAGCCGACCTCACTTCGGCCAAGAAGCCTCTGGTCCGCTGGGTGAGGGTGAAACGCACCCGTGTGCCAAAGGGGTGGATCCAGGGCCCTCAGGAGGTCAGCATGGACTTTGATTACGCCCTGCTGGAGCTGCGTTGGCCTCACCGACGTCCCTTCATGCGCCTCTCTGTGGCTCCCTCCTCTAATGACCTGGCAGGGAACCGCATCCACTTCTCTGGTTTTGACAGCGACAGACCCGGGGAGCTGGTGTACAGATTTTGTCCTGTGGAAGAGGAGTCCAGTGACCTGATATACCAGCACTGTGACGCCCGACCGGGGGCCAGCGGCTCCGGAGTGTATGGAAGAGTATGGGACAACAGCTTAGAGCGTTGGGAAAGGAAGGTCATTGGCATTTTCTCCGGACACCAGTGGCTGGAGATAGACGGGGAGAACCGGGATTACAACGTGGCCGTGCGCATCACTCCTCTGAAGTTCGCTCAGATCTGTTACTGGGTGCATGGGAACCGACTAGACTGTGTCCAAGACTGA